TGATAGATATACTTACGTTTTTGTTTATGTTTATAAGATTATTCTTGAATTTAAGCTCTGCTATGTTACTTTTGTTGACAAAAAAATATTGTTGTAAATGTTATTATATGTTAGTGTGTATCTATGTCAGGTAATATTACATAGTATAGAGGGGGAACGTTATGTTTATTAACCGAACCATTAGAAAATTTGGGGTTTCACTAGGGATTATCGGTATGTTTACATTTGCTCTACCTTCAGTGGGCTTTAGTATGCCGCTGCAACCAACAACCCTTGATAAGGTAGAAGGTGATTATTATGTAACGTCTGCGATTGAGAACATTCGCTGGGGATTCCTGCCTAATCGAGATAGCTCCCCAATTCTTACTGTACCCTCAGGAAGTGCGGTAACATTTGATACGGTATCGCATGAGGGACTGATCGAGGATCAAGGGAGAAATCCAGTGGAGTACTTCGGCAAGTTCGGTATCTCATCCGATGGAGTGTTGGAGGATGCGAAGGCCATTGCGGCTTCTGAGATGAAGCATGATTATGTAAAAGACGGACCTCATATTATCACTGGGCCAGTAGCAGTTGAGGGAGCGGAGCCAGGAGATGTTCTTAAAGTGGAAGTCCTTTCGTTACAAACTCGAGTTCCATATGGTGTCATTTCTAATCGCCATGGTAAAGGTGCCCTTCCTAACGAATTTCCGGAAAATACAGGCCCGCAAGAGGGAGCCAGCGCAACAAAACCGGAATTATATAATAATGTATCTATATTTACACCTATTGAAGAAATCAACGGTAATTGGTATGGTTTGTTACCAACAAAAGCTGGCAAGAAGGTACGTTTCCCAATTAACCCGTTTCTAGGTGTTATGGGGGTTGCACCAAATACCAGCGAAGTTGTGAGTTCTATCCCACCTATTGAAACAGGAGGGAATATGGATATTAATGAGTTGGGTGTTGGTGCAACTATTTATTATCCGATTCAAGTTAAAGGCGGGCTATTCTATACTGGAGATCCGCACTTTGCTCAAGGGGATGGAGAAGTAGCGTTAACTGCATTGGAAGCTTCCTTGAGGGGAACAGTTCGGTTAACGGTGTTGAAGAAAGGTGATCCATCACTGCCACACAGCGGAGAATTCACGCAACCCTTTGCTGAAACAGAGGATTATTGGATTCCAATTGGACTGGACCCGGATTTGGATGAAGCGATGAAAGAATCAGTACGTGAATCGATTCAATTCTTATCCGATAAGCTCGATATGGATAGAAGTGTAGCTTATGCGTACCTATCGGCCGCAACGGATTATGAAGTATCTCAGGTCGTAGACCGAACGAAAGGGGTTCATGGGCTCATTCGAAAGACCGATTTCCTTGAGTATGTCGACGTTGCCATGAATGTAGGTGGTACGTCAATCAAACCGGTTGTTCATAATGATGAGTTCTACGTACCGATTCGAACCATTTCGGAGCTATTGGGCGGTACAGTAGGATGGAATCATAAGACGCGTACCACGCAAATCAAATTAGGCACGAAAAATATAAGTGCTCAAATTGGTTCAGAGGTGTATTCAATTAACGATAAACTGGTGTTTAATAGTAAAGTACCAAAGCTGTTAAATGGGGAAACCGTAGTTCCGGTGTCTGTTATTAATGAAATACTAGGTGCTTATGTAAACTGGACGACGATCGACAAGACGTTGACAGCAAATGTATCGTTAAGTAAAAAGCAATAATAGAATTGATTATTCAACCGTGGTGGACGGATGTCCATCACGGTTTTTTTATTATGGCTTTAGCCAGTTGAGTGCGTGAAACGCGCGAAACAAAAAACCACCCGCTATGCGGGTGGAGGGATTGAAGGTTTGACCACTATGACCATTCCAATACAATTGAGATGTTCAGGCTCAAAAAGAAAGGAATGGTCATTCATGGCAAACAAGAGCTACAGTCTAGCTCACACAAAGTGGATGTGCAAATACCACATTGTATTCACCCCGAAGTATAGACGGAAAGAAGTCTATAATCAAGTCAGAAAAGATTTAATCGAAATATTCAAACGTCTATGTACGTACAAAGGAGTAGAAATTATAGAAGGTCATATGATGCCCGATCATGTTCACATGTTGGTAGCAATTCCACCAAAAATAGCTGTCTCAACGTTCATGGGATATCTAAAGGGAAAAAGTTCGCTCATGATCTTCGAGAAGCATGCCCAGCTCAAGTATAAATACGGCAATCGAAAGTTTTGGGCAGAAGGGTATTATGTGAGTACAGTGGGTCTAAATGAAGCAACGGTAAGAAAGTATATTCGTGAACAAGAAGCACATGATCAAGCGTTAGATAAGCTGAGTGTAAAAGAATACGAAGATCCATTCAGCAGTAACCGGAGCAGAAAGAAGTAAAACCAGTTTAACTGGTAAGTGAAAGTGACAAATAACACTGAGCCTGAACAGCCCTGCTGTCAGGCTAGCGTCTTTAGGCGCAGTTTGGCAACAGGGGGTTATACCCCAAGAGCAAACCACCCGTTGGACGGGTGGTCCTGATTATCATGAATCAGAAAAAGCTGCACTTGATGTCTACTTCTGTGTGCTTTTAATGCTTACAGGGTGTTGTAGTTGACTCGATGTTAACGCCAAACATAGAAAAATACATCGCCGGGGCAGATAAGCCACCTGGCGATGTATTCAACATCGATACACTACTATACGTCTCTGTCCGCTTCAGCATTACCTGTTGCCACCGGATTCCCCTCATAACTGATCCAGTCGCTCCAGCTTCCGGAATATAGCTTCGCATTCGAGAATCCTGCTTCCTCCAGCGCAATGACGTTCGGACAGGCGGAGACACCTGAGCCGCAGTATACAATAATGGCATCGTCTTTCCCCAGCTTCGCGAACCGCTCCTCCAATGCCTCAACACCAGACCAGCGACCATCTGCACCAAGCACGTTTTTCCAAAAGTAGTTCAATGCACCAGGAATATGTCCGGCCTTGGCATCAATCGGTTCCTCCAGCCCCGCATAACGGCGGGCATCGCGGGAGTCGATCAACACAGCGCTGCCAGTTACCGAGGCTTGCTGCACATCCTGCACACTAGCCAGCATCAGCGGCTGGATGTTCACCTCAAACGAAGCCGGAATCTGAATCGGCACATCCGTAGTCACTGGAAACTTGGCATTCTGCCAGGCAGAGAACCCTTCGTCCATGACATACACCTGTTCATGTCCCAGATAACGAAGCAACCACCACAATCGCGATGCGTTCATGCCGCCTTGGTCATCGTAGGCAATAATGCGTGCATTCGAGCCGATGCCGGCTTTGGAGAGGCGACTTGCCAGTGCAGCCGGATCTGGAAGCGGATGACGTCCTCCGTGCGCAGATACGGGAGCGGATAGATCTTTTTCGAGATCGAGATAGACAGCACCTGGAATATGTCCAGCCTCGTAAGCTTGTCGTCCGGCATCCGGTTGACCGAGTAAGAATCGGCAATCGGCAATGACCACATCCGGTTCATACATTCTGGCGAGCAGCCAGCGAATGGATATAATATTTTTCATGAAAACACACCGCCTTATATGTAGTGGGATGGATTCAACCGGAATCTGCGTAATGCAGGTTCACAGGTTCCGGTTGTTTTTTTACAAATATTCGAATACAAACACAAGTTACACCACTGTAGGTTCGATTGGCCCTTTTCCAGCTGCAGGAGCATCTGAGGGAATGGGCTGTGGTTTGGTTTTGCCATACCGAATGAAGATCCATACCCCGAAAATAATGACAACCCCGGCAGACATCTGAAGTCCATTGAGAGATTCGCCGAGTAGCATCCAGGCTAGTAGAGAGGAAAATACAGGTTCCCCTAGAACCCCCATCGATACGGTCGTAGCATTCATATATTGAAGCAGCCAGTTGAAGAGATAATGCCCAAAGATGGTTGGCACGATTGCGAGCAACAGGAAAATTCCCCACTCGGAAGCCGCATAACCGCCAAACGGGTGACCATTAACCAGATTATATACCGCAAGCGTACAGGCAGCTACGAAAAATACCCAGAAGTTATAGGAGAAGGCACTTAGTCCGGCACGTAAAAACTGTCCAAGCAGCATGTGTACCGCCACAGCGATCGTCCCGAGCAAAGAAAGAATATCCCCCCGCAGCGCTGTGCCTGCCAACTGGAAATCTCCAGCTCCAATAGCGATCGATCCAAGCAGGGCAACGCCCATACCGATGATCATCATGCGGTTAATTTTGGCTTTGAACAGCCATACGGAACCGGCAAGAATCAATATCGGCTCCAACGCGAGAATCACCGTTGAACTGGCTACACTCGTGAGCCGAAGCGATCCCATCCAGAGCAGGAAGTGCAGTGCCAGCATGACGCCGGATGCGAGCAGTAAAGCCCACTGTCTGAAGTTTAAACGCATCATCTCATGCCGATATTTCCACACAAAAGGCAGCATTAACAGATTGGTGAGGAACAGTCGGTACATCGCGATGACGGCGACATCGGCTGTGGACCAACGTACAAAGATGGAAGAAAACGAAATGGCAATAATGCCGACAAAGAATAGCAGAAAGACCGATCTGCCGGCACGGTTCAAGCTAGTCATGGGTGTAGCTCCTTCTTGAAGTCAAATGGCGTAAATCAATTTATTATACAGGAGAATGCATCCGCAGGAAAAGCGTTGCAAGAATATAGATAAGTAGATTGTAACCGGGCTTGTAACTATTCTGTCATTCTCCAAGGCCATTTTTCTATTAGTCTTCTATATAGAGACATGAAACGATATAATGTACCAATAATCGGGAAAAAATGAAAGTAAGGAAGTGGCCTGGAAGTGAGAGTTCAACAACAGAGAGCGGGAGAGAGTGGCGGCATTCCGCATAGAACAAGCCGAACCAAGACGCATGGAAGAAGAAAAATCCGGTATGGGAGACTGAGTGCTGCGCTGGTGCTTCTGGCACTGCTCATTATCGGTTTAACATATGCATTCATTGGCATGACGCACTGGATCAAGGGTTATGTATCACCTCCGCCAGTAGCTGCAATTGAACAGCCAACCAAGCTTGGCATGATTGAAATGACACCGGAGTCCAAAGAGGAGCCTGCGCGGTTCCAGGGTCAGGTGCGCAAGCTGGCATACATAACGTTTGATGATGGACCAAGTGTATATACCGATCAACTGTTGGATATTTTGAAACAGCATGAGGCAAAGGCAACCTTTTTCATGATTGGACGTCAGTTGAATCAACACAAGGAAGCGGTGGAGCGGCTTGTCAAAGAGGGCAGCTATCCGGGGCTTCACAGCATGACACATAACTATAACAAATTGTATAAGAGCGGAAGCTCCTCTAACTTTGTGAAGGAGTTCAAAAAGGAGCAGAAGATGGTTCAGGATCTGATCGGTTTTACGCCGCATCTGATTCGTGCTCCGTACGGCAGCAGTCCCCAGATCGGAGAATCCTTCAGGGGTGATATTGCTGCGGCCGGATTCAAAATGTGGGATTGGACTACCGACTCCCTCGACTGGAACCTTCCAGGTCAGCCGGACAAAATCGTGGAACGGATTAGCAGCAGTGTGCATCGGGATAAGGAAGTGATTCTGATGCATGAGCGCGAGCAAACGGTACAGGCGCTGCCACGCATTTTGAAACTGCTTGAAGATCGGGGTTATGAGTTTGAGGTCTACGATCCCAATGCACATTGGGTATCCAATTTTAGCGCAGACACCCGCCTGTAAGAATAACAACATAGCAGTTGCAAGAGAGGAGGCACCCCGAGGTGCTTAGAAGAAAAAAGATAGCTCTGGCCGGGGTCAGCATATTGCTGGCTCTGCTTGTCAGTGCTTGCGGTCAGCCACAGGAACCTGCGGCAAATCAAGTCAATCAATTAATTCTTACCGATCAGGAGATGAATCAAAGCCTGAAGGAGCTTGTACGCCATGAACGGGAAGACATGGAATTATACGGATCGATACTGAGTAAAGGAAAGAACAAAAACAGTAATCTGGAGGCCTTGCTCGATCAGGCAGACGGACATATTGCCGAGCGAAGAACACTGCTGGAACAAGCTGAAGCGGTGATGAGCCGGACTAAAGAACAGATGGAAGAGCTGCGAACTTCGTTGGATCAGTTATCTTTTGAAAAGGAAGAGAACCTGGCTCAAGCCCACACGGTATTGGATCAGTATGAGCAAAGAGCTGCGTCATTTGAAGCGTTTGTTGCCTCCTACAGGCAGAGCCTTGATGCGGACGAGCAGTTATATGCATTGATGAGAGGCAGTGTGGAGCCCAATTTGGTTAAAATCAAACGTGCGATTCGGGAACGGAACAGCCAATATGCCAAAGTTGCCGAGTTAAGACAGCAGTTTAACAAGCAGACAAAAGCTTTTAACGGAGCCAACGCGAAGCTTGTGCAAATGGAGCAAGCCAGCTGAGTATTCATGGTGTCAAAGAAGCATTGAACACTTTCTATGATTGAGCGACGGGTCAGCCGTGTAAGTAATACTAAGCTGTCAAGTTAACAAGTCAGGCAACATGGACAAGCATCATTGCGTATAAGCTAACGGAGGTGTTCATATGCGGAATACGATGAATATTAGTGCATCATTACTTGTTTTGGTTATGGGATTCTCGCTTGTGGCCTGCGGCAATAGTAGCCCTACTGCTCAACCACCCGCGAATAATACAGAAAAACAGACACCGGCACCAGGGAAGCAGCCTGAGGAAAGTGCTGTGATTGAAGCGGAAGGCATTTTGACCGGATGGGCAGATCCGCACACGGTTGAAATTCGTGTGAAAGAGGAACCGATGTCTTTCCAGGTGGGTGAAAATCTGCAGAAATCTTTGGATGACATTGACGACGAAGATTCCGTTCAATTCAAATATGTAGAGAAAGCCATTGAAGGCGACACAACGACCAAACAGCTGGTGCTTACGGAAATCGCCAAGGTCGAGTCCAATGACGGTAACGGTACGAATGCAGGCGGTAATGTTACATCTAATCGTGCCAAAACATCCGAGCTGGAAGTGACCGTGGAAGGCATGACCGAAAAGCGCGCAGTTACACTGGCTCAAGGCAAAGGATACTCATTATATGTGTTTGAACCGATGGTTTACGATGCGGATGATCAAGAATTGACCATGAAGATTGATCCGGATTACGAGGTCGAGATTGAAAAACTGCCTTCGGATTATAACCTGAATGAACTGAAGTCAGATGCGAAGAAAGAACTGTCAGAAACTGGAATTGTCAAACAATTGAGCGAGGAAAAGCTTAGCAATGGACCGATGAAAGAGGCAAAATTGTTCATGATGTCTCAAAACAATAAGAAAACGGAGTATTTCATCGTAAAAGAGCTGGATGGCAATGGATTCGCTTTCCATATCCATGTACCGGTTGGCGAACCTTCAGAGGGCTTCCTGCCTATGGTTTATGCCTCCATCAATTCCATCATGAACGAGTAAGCGTGCTTTGATAAGGGATGCAAAAATAAATGAGTTACCATTTAGTTCAGTTGTAACATGATCCTGTAGCGAATTGAGAGGTTTATCAAATGCCAGGAAAAAAGATAAGACATATCAGGGTGTCGGATGCTCATGATATTTATCTGCTGAATCAGGAATTTAACCCGAGTCTGCGTGGATTTTCCGAGCAGCAGGTTAAGGCAAAGATTGAGGTCATTCTAACGAAAACGAATGATATGATTTTGGTATGTGAGCAGGATAACGAAGTCATTGGTTATATTCATGGAAGTCGATATGAGTTGCTTTTTGCCGACTCTCTACTCAACATTTTAGGATTTGTTGTGAAGGAAAAGGCTAGAAATCAGGGCACAGGCAGCCTGTTGATAGAGTCTCTGGAGCAATGGGGAAAGAATAATGGCTACTCCGGAATTAAGCTGCTGTCTCATCCGAGTCGTACCCATGCTCACCACTTTTATGAACGACGTGGATATGTATTTACAAAGGATCAGAAAAATTTCATTAAAACATTTGAATAAAATCATTTGAAAAGAGCCGGAAGGAACGATGCGATAAGCATAGGTTCCTCCCGGCTTTTTGGCCGTATGTCTATTCAGTTTGCTGAATTCAACCCGTTGACCTATTGTTAATAAAATTCTTTACGGCATATCAAGCCATGTGGGAGAATGGAAGAAGTTATTTGAGAATTAAATCGCGGAGGAGGGATGGACGATGCTGCATAAGGATCGTTTCCAAGGTTGTTTCATTGGGCTTGCCGCGGGAGATGCATTGGGAACCACAGTGGAATTCAGCAGTCCTGGCACATTTGAGCCTGTTACCGATATTGTGGGCGGCGGGGTGTTCAATCTGGCGCCTGGACAGTGGACGGATGATACGTCGATGGCCCTGTGTCTGGCAGAAAGCTTGGTGAGAAAAGAGAACTTTGATCCCGGGGACCAGATGCGCAGATATACGAATTGGTATCAGGTGGGTTACATGAGCAGTACGGGAACCTGCTTTGATATTGGCGGCGCTACTCGGAGTGCTCTTGAACGGTTTGCAGCAACCGGTGAAGCGTATAGTGGTTCAACCAATCCGATGACTGCGGGGAATGGTTCAATCATGCGGCTCGCACCTGTAGCCATGGCATATGCCAACCAGCCGGATCAAGCAGTGCGGTATGCTGGGTTGAGTTCCAGAACGACCCATGCCGCTGTTGAAAGTGTGGAAGCATGTGAAGTGCTGGCGGCAATATTGGTTGCAGGGATGCGCGGAGCGGACAAGGACGTGATGTTACGGCCTGATACCTGCCGCCAGTGGAGGGAAGAGAAATCTTTTTCACCAGCGATTGAAGAAATTGTTCAAGGATCATACCGAGATAAAGTACCGCCTGATATTCAGGGGAGCGGCTATGTTGTTCGTTCACTTGAAGCAGCGTTATGGGCATTCCATCAATCATCGACCTTCGAAGAGGGTGCGCTGCTGGCAGTGAATCTGGGGGATGATGCGGACACAACGGGAGCGGTATATGGGCAAATTGCCGGGGCGTATTATGGATTGAGTGGCATTCCGGCACACTGGCGAGAGAAGCTGGCCATGCAGGATACGCTGGTTGAATTGTCGGAGGCATTGTGGTTAAAGGCGGAAGCTAGATAGAAGAGACAGGAGAATAAAACATCATATGCGTAAGACAGAATCAACTAAAGCGGAATCCGAAGTTCCGACATCCGCTAAACGAGGGGCGTTTCCCTTATCCCTGTTATGCCTGACGGTAGGGGCTTTTGCCATTGGCATGACAGAGTTTATTATTATGGGCCTTCTGCCCAATGTGGCTGCGGATTTGAATGTGAGTATCCCTCAAGCAGGGCAGTTAATTACGGGTTACGCGCTTGGTGTGGCGGTGGGTGCGCCTGTACTAACCGTGTTCACGCACAAGATTCCGCAGAAAAAACTGCTGGTGCTGCTGATGTGTATTTTTATCATCGGGAATGCATTGTCTGTTATTGCTCCAACTTACGGGCTGCTCATCTCGGCGCGTATTCTGACGGCATTCGCCCACGGTACGTTTCTGGGTGTAGGTTCGCTGATGGCAACACGATTGGTTGCACCGGAGAGAAGGGCGGGGGCGGTATCCGTAGTCCTGGCTGGATTAACGATTGCCAACATTATCGGTGTGCCGTTTGGTACCTTCATCGGGCAGCAACTCGGATGGCGGTCATCATTTGGAGCCATTACCATTCTGGGCATCATCTCATTGCTTGGTATCATTCGTTTCATCCCGGTGATTCAGCAGGGACCGCCAGCAAACCTGGGACAGCAATTCCGGAATTTGGTTCGCCCCCAAGTGTTATTAATATTGCTGATTGGTGCGTTAGGTTGTGGAAGTCTGTTCGCTGTGTTCACCTATATAACACCAATGCTTGTTGATATTAGTGGTTTTGCCGAGCAGAGCGTGACCTGGATTCTGGTGCTGTTCGGTGTCGGCGTTACGTTGGGGAATATGCTTGGTGGTCGTCTGGCAGACTGGAAGCTGATGCCTTCGTTAATGGTTAACTTCGGTATATTGGCAGTTCTGTTGGCGGCCTTAACGTTGACGCTGGACAATCCATATCTCGCGGTAACCACCATATTTTGCTGGGGAGTCGCGGCTTTTGGTATCATGCCAGGCCTGCAAATTCGAATTATGAATATGACCCGCGAAGCACCGCTGCTGGCGACAACGTCGAGTCACTCGGCCTTTAATCTGGGCAACGCAGGTGGTGCCTATTTGGGCGGGTTTGCAATTACACATACGGGGCTCATCTCGGTACCGTTGTATGCAGCAGTTATTGCAGCACTTGGGTTGCTTGGACTGTGTATCAGTCAGGTGATGGAACGTAAACAGACCTCGGCCGAAAATCCAGACGTGGTTAAGCCAGTATCGTTACACTAAAAGATCGTCAAGAAAGCCTCAGCCCTCCTGTCTAAAACAGGGAAGCTGAGGCTTTTTTGTACTCTACTTTTTTTAATCGATTCCAATCTCATTAAGTTGCACATAGCCCTGTTTACATATTCAAATGTTCAGAGTAACAGATAAAGAGATATACTTTTTAAAGAAAAAACAATGGATATTTAAGTATTATGAGTTATTTTATACGTTATAATGGAATCAATTGTAAATAAATGCGAAATTCCTTTTCTTTTTTTGCCCGAGAAATCGTAAGGATTCAGGCAATATATGCTGAAAGGG
Above is a window of Paenibacillus sp. E222 DNA encoding:
- a CDS encoding DMT family transporter, with amino-acid sequence MTSLNRAGRSVFLLFFVGIIAISFSSIFVRWSTADVAVIAMYRLFLTNLLMLPFVWKYRHEMMRLNFRQWALLLASGVMLALHFLLWMGSLRLTSVASSTVILALEPILILAGSVWLFKAKINRMMIIGMGVALLGSIAIGAGDFQLAGTALRGDILSLLGTIAVAVHMLLGQFLRAGLSAFSYNFWVFFVAACTLAVYNLVNGHPFGGYAASEWGIFLLLAIVPTIFGHYLFNWLLQYMNATTVSMGVLGEPVFSSLLAWMLLGESLNGLQMSAGVVIIFGVWIFIRYGKTKPQPIPSDAPAAGKGPIEPTVV
- a CDS encoding polysaccharide deacetylase family protein, with amino-acid sequence MRVQQQRAGESGGIPHRTSRTKTHGRRKIRYGRLSAALVLLALLIIGLTYAFIGMTHWIKGYVSPPPVAAIEQPTKLGMIEMTPESKEEPARFQGQVRKLAYITFDDGPSVYTDQLLDILKQHEAKATFFMIGRQLNQHKEAVERLVKEGSYPGLHSMTHNYNKLYKSGSSSNFVKEFKKEQKMVQDLIGFTPHLIRAPYGSSPQIGESFRGDIAAAGFKMWDWTTDSLDWNLPGQPDKIVERISSSVHRDKEVILMHEREQTVQALPRILKLLEDRGYEFEVYDPNAHWVSNFSADTRL
- the tnpA gene encoding IS200/IS605 family transposase; the encoded protein is MANKSYSLAHTKWMCKYHIVFTPKYRRKEVYNQVRKDLIEIFKRLCTYKGVEIIEGHMMPDHVHMLVAIPPKIAVSTFMGYLKGKSSLMIFEKHAQLKYKYGNRKFWAEGYYVSTVGLNEATVRKYIREQEAHDQALDKLSVKEYEDPFSSNRSRKK
- a CDS encoding sulfurtransferase; this translates as MKNIISIRWLLARMYEPDVVIADCRFLLGQPDAGRQAYEAGHIPGAVYLDLEKDLSAPVSAHGGRHPLPDPAALASRLSKAGIGSNARIIAYDDQGGMNASRLWWLLRYLGHEQVYVMDEGFSAWQNAKFPVTTDVPIQIPASFEVNIQPLMLASVQDVQQASVTGSAVLIDSRDARRYAGLEEPIDAKAGHIPGALNYFWKNVLGADGRWSGVEALEERFAKLGKDDAIIVYCGSGVSACPNVIALEEAGFSNAKLYSGSWSDWISYEGNPVATGNAEADRDV
- a CDS encoding GNAT family N-acetyltransferase encodes the protein MPGKKIRHIRVSDAHDIYLLNQEFNPSLRGFSEQQVKAKIEVILTKTNDMILVCEQDNEVIGYIHGSRYELLFADSLLNILGFVVKEKARNQGTGSLLIESLEQWGKNNGYSGIKLLSHPSRTHAHHFYERRGYVFTKDQKNFIKTFE
- a CDS encoding MFS transporter → MRKTESTKAESEVPTSAKRGAFPLSLLCLTVGAFAIGMTEFIIMGLLPNVAADLNVSIPQAGQLITGYALGVAVGAPVLTVFTHKIPQKKLLVLLMCIFIIGNALSVIAPTYGLLISARILTAFAHGTFLGVGSLMATRLVAPERRAGAVSVVLAGLTIANIIGVPFGTFIGQQLGWRSSFGAITILGIISLLGIIRFIPVIQQGPPANLGQQFRNLVRPQVLLILLIGALGCGSLFAVFTYITPMLVDISGFAEQSVTWILVLFGVGVTLGNMLGGRLADWKLMPSLMVNFGILAVLLAALTLTLDNPYLAVTTIFCWGVAAFGIMPGLQIRIMNMTREAPLLATTSSHSAFNLGNAGGAYLGGFAITHTGLISVPLYAAVIAALGLLGLCISQVMERKQTSAENPDVVKPVSLH
- a CDS encoding acetamidase/formamidase family protein, with the translated sequence MFINRTIRKFGVSLGIIGMFTFALPSVGFSMPLQPTTLDKVEGDYYVTSAIENIRWGFLPNRDSSPILTVPSGSAVTFDTVSHEGLIEDQGRNPVEYFGKFGISSDGVLEDAKAIAASEMKHDYVKDGPHIITGPVAVEGAEPGDVLKVEVLSLQTRVPYGVISNRHGKGALPNEFPENTGPQEGASATKPELYNNVSIFTPIEEINGNWYGLLPTKAGKKVRFPINPFLGVMGVAPNTSEVVSSIPPIETGGNMDINELGVGATIYYPIQVKGGLFYTGDPHFAQGDGEVALTALEASLRGTVRLTVLKKGDPSLPHSGEFTQPFAETEDYWIPIGLDPDLDEAMKESVRESIQFLSDKLDMDRSVAYAYLSAATDYEVSQVVDRTKGVHGLIRKTDFLEYVDVAMNVGGTSIKPVVHNDEFYVPIRTISELLGGTVGWNHKTRTTQIKLGTKNISAQIGSEVYSINDKLVFNSKVPKLLNGETVVPVSVINEILGAYVNWTTIDKTLTANVSLSKKQ
- a CDS encoding YkyA family protein; this translates as MLRRKKIALAGVSILLALLVSACGQPQEPAANQVNQLILTDQEMNQSLKELVRHEREDMELYGSILSKGKNKNSNLEALLDQADGHIAERRTLLEQAEAVMSRTKEQMEELRTSLDQLSFEKEENLAQAHTVLDQYEQRAASFEAFVASYRQSLDADEQLYALMRGSVEPNLVKIKRAIRERNSQYAKVAELRQQFNKQTKAFNGANAKLVQMEQAS
- a CDS encoding ADP-ribosylglycohydrolase family protein, producing the protein MLHKDRFQGCFIGLAAGDALGTTVEFSSPGTFEPVTDIVGGGVFNLAPGQWTDDTSMALCLAESLVRKENFDPGDQMRRYTNWYQVGYMSSTGTCFDIGGATRSALERFAATGEAYSGSTNPMTAGNGSIMRLAPVAMAYANQPDQAVRYAGLSSRTTHAAVESVEACEVLAAILVAGMRGADKDVMLRPDTCRQWREEKSFSPAIEEIVQGSYRDKVPPDIQGSGYVVRSLEAALWAFHQSSTFEEGALLAVNLGDDADTTGAVYGQIAGAYYGLSGIPAHWREKLAMQDTLVELSEALWLKAEAR